A genomic window from Flavobacterium azooxidireducens includes:
- a CDS encoding M1 family aminopeptidase: MLKNRKKYDKSIQFSTFGNQFLNKMNKILLNLFLLASFSITAQDYLKEINEIAEAELKSSSSLFDIQANPNTANYDVIYHRLEFDVDPAEYFISGNVTTDFIALENMNSITFDLGRITNSNNPFFSSRITVGSVMMNNQSLPYVHNAISKELVITFPATIASGTTNTISVSYAGAPDTSEEGFATDEHNGVPVLWTLSQPFGARDWWPCKQDLNDKIDNIDVFITAPSQYTSVANGVQLSSIDNGDGTKTTHFQHNYPIPAYLIAIAVTNYSVFTQQAGTAPNEFPIVNYIYPENLNSAQNSLAVTLPIMDLFEELFETYPYANEKYGHAQFSWGGGMEHTTVSFMGSFGRSLIAHELGHQWFGNKVTCGTWRDIWLNEGFATYLSGLVVENLDGPDNFVSWKNGVINNITSANNGAVYLTENEALNVNRIFSSRLSYNKGAMVVHMLRWKIGDQNFFQGLKNYLADPLLAFGYAVTDDLQMHLEATSGMDLTEFFEDWVYGQGHPTYTVSVSNIGNNQAAVTINQIQSHWNVNFFEMPVEIRLYGSGNQVFDVVLEHTANGQQFIVNVPFVITDVDFDPNRHIISRNNNAILGINSIDLAAVIQLYPNPASTELIIQIPETINFEKAIIFNHLGQQIKETNNSNIDVSALSSGIYYISLLTSEGTFHKKFIKN; the protein is encoded by the coding sequence ATGCTAAAAAACAGAAAGAAATATGATAAATCAATACAATTTTCTACATTTGGCAATCAATTTTTAAATAAAATGAATAAAATCCTACTTAATTTATTTCTTTTAGCAAGTTTTTCGATTACTGCACAAGATTATTTGAAAGAAATTAATGAAATTGCTGAGGCAGAATTAAAATCTTCTTCCTCACTTTTTGATATTCAAGCCAACCCTAATACAGCCAATTATGATGTAATTTATCATCGATTGGAGTTTGATGTTGATCCGGCAGAATATTTTATCAGCGGAAATGTAACCACCGATTTTATTGCCTTGGAAAACATGAATTCGATTACGTTTGATTTAGGCAGAATTACCAATTCAAATAATCCATTTTTTTCTAGTAGAATTACAGTAGGTTCTGTGATGATGAACAATCAATCGTTACCTTATGTTCATAATGCCATTAGTAAAGAACTTGTTATTACATTTCCAGCCACAATTGCTTCTGGAACAACCAATACTATTTCTGTAAGCTATGCCGGAGCACCTGATACATCCGAAGAAGGTTTTGCCACAGATGAGCACAATGGTGTTCCCGTGTTATGGACACTTTCTCAACCTTTTGGAGCAAGAGATTGGTGGCCATGCAAGCAAGATTTGAATGACAAAATTGACAACATCGATGTGTTTATAACAGCTCCATCGCAATATACAAGTGTTGCAAACGGTGTTCAGCTAAGCAGTATTGATAATGGTGATGGCACAAAAACCACTCACTTTCAACATAATTATCCTATTCCGGCCTATTTAATTGCTATTGCGGTAACTAACTATAGTGTTTTTACGCAGCAAGCAGGAACTGCTCCAAACGAATTTCCGATTGTGAATTATATTTATCCCGAAAATCTAAATTCTGCTCAAAACAGCTTGGCTGTAACACTTCCGATTATGGATTTGTTTGAAGAATTGTTTGAAACCTATCCGTATGCCAATGAAAAATACGGTCACGCCCAATTTAGTTGGGGAGGCGGAATGGAACACACCACGGTTTCGTTTATGGGAAGCTTTGGGAGAAGTTTAATTGCACACGAGTTGGGTCACCAATGGTTTGGAAATAAAGTTACCTGCGGAACCTGGAGAGACATTTGGCTAAATGAAGGATTTGCTACTTATCTTTCAGGTTTGGTAGTAGAAAATTTAGATGGCCCGGATAATTTTGTTTCTTGGAAAAATGGTGTAATTAATAACATCACCTCTGCTAATAATGGAGCGGTTTACTTAACAGAAAATGAAGCTCTTAATGTAAATCGAATTTTTAGTAGCCGATTGAGCTACAACAAAGGAGCCATGGTTGTGCACATGCTACGTTGGAAAATTGGCGATCAAAATTTCTTTCAGGGATTAAAAAATTATTTAGCCGATCCTTTATTGGCATTTGGATATGCGGTGACGGATGATTTACAAATGCATTTAGAAGCTACTTCCGGAATGGATTTGACTGAGTTTTTTGAAGATTGGGTGTATGGTCAAGGGCATCCAACGTACACTGTTTCGGTGAGCAATATTGGCAACAATCAAGCGGCTGTAACAATAAACCAAATTCAATCGCATTGGAATGTTAATTTTTTTGAAATGCCTGTTGAAATTAGACTTTACGGATCAGGAAATCAAGTTTTTGATGTTGTTTTAGAACATACAGCAAACGGACAACAATTTATTGTAAATGTTCCTTTTGTGATTACAGATGTGGATTTTGACCCAAACAGACATATTATTTCAAGAAACAATAATGCAATTTTGGGTATCAATTCAATTGATTTAGCTGCAGTAATTCAGTTGTATCCTAATCCTGCTTCAACGGAATTGATTATTCAAATTCCTGAAACCATTAACTTTGAAAAAGCAATTATCTTCAATCATTTAGGTCAACAAATTAAAGAAACTAACAATTCAAATATTGACGTTTCAGCACTTTCTAGCGGGATTTATTATATTAGCTTACTTACTTCCGAAGGAACTTTTCATAAAAAATTTATAAAAAACTAA
- a CDS encoding DUF4286 family protein, with translation MILYNVTINIEQSVHDQWLHWMQSKHIQDVLATGKFTSARMVKVLVEEEGSTTYSIQYTAENKEKLESYYREDAPRLRQEGLALFADKMLAFRTELQVISEHFPKSALQ, from the coding sequence ATGATCCTATACAACGTAACCATCAACATCGAACAAAGCGTCCACGACCAATGGCTTCATTGGATGCAATCTAAACACATTCAAGACGTTTTAGCCACCGGAAAATTCACCTCTGCCCGAATGGTAAAAGTATTAGTGGAAGAAGAAGGCAGCACGACCTACTCGATTCAATATACAGCAGAAAACAAAGAAAAATTAGAAAGCTATTACCGCGAAGATGCTCCGCGATTACGCCAAGAAGGACTCGCTCTTTTTGCCGATAAAATGCTCGCCTTCCGAACAGAATTGCAAGTCATCAGTGAGCATTTCCCAAAATCTGCTCTGCAGTAA
- a CDS encoding GIY-YIG nuclease family protein, giving the protein MHIVYILHSQKLNRFYIGYTTNLDLRLDFHLHDTQARKFTYKADDWTLFFSLACTSKNQALAIEKHIKAMKSKVYIENLAIYPEITSKLLNKYATSDC; this is encoded by the coding sequence ATGCACATAGTTTACATTCTACACTCCCAAAAGCTAAACCGGTTTTATATCGGTTATACCACTAATCTAGACTTGAGACTAGACTTCCATCTCCATGACACACAAGCACGAAAATTTACTTACAAAGCAGACGATTGGACTTTGTTCTTTTCGTTAGCATGTACTTCTAAAAATCAAGCTTTGGCCATTGAAAAACATATCAAAGCGATGAAGAGCAAAGTGTATATTGAGAATCTTGCTATATATCCTGAGATTACTTCTAAATTACTAAATAAGTACGCGACATCTGATTGTTAA
- the mgtE gene encoding magnesium transporter, whose amino-acid sequence MEFKISREFLSQIEQLIKENKEQELNDLLHEIHYADIAEIMEELDDYGAIYIFNTLDSEKTSEILLELDEEVRVKILRKLTPKEIAEELDELSTDDAADIIAELPQERKEQVISELEDVEHAKDIVDLLRYDEDSAGGLMGKELVKVNENWNVLTCVKEMRIQAENVSRVHSIYVVDDENRLKGRLSLKDLLTTSTKTPISEVYIPKVDYVRVDTKDVEVARIMQKYDLEAIPVVDELGRLVGRITIDDIIDVIKEEADKDYQLAAGISQDVEADDSILELTKARLPWLVLALLGGFIAVKVSGQFEGAMKDYGVLFFFTPLIAAMAGNVGVQSSAIIVQGLANNTLGGTIWQRLYKEMRLSLFNGLILSVILLLGSHFLLGVEYIIGITVAIALISVIVIASLIGTFVPITLNKYGIDPALATGPFITTSNDIFGILIYFSIAKAILGF is encoded by the coding sequence ATGGAGTTTAAAATCAGCAGAGAATTTCTCAGTCAAATTGAGCAATTAATTAAGGAAAATAAGGAGCAGGAATTAAACGACTTGCTTCACGAAATCCACTATGCTGATATTGCCGAAATCATGGAGGAACTTGATGATTACGGAGCTATTTACATTTTTAACACGTTAGATTCCGAAAAAACATCCGAAATTCTTCTTGAATTAGATGAAGAAGTTCGTGTAAAAATCCTTCGGAAATTAACCCCAAAAGAAATTGCCGAAGAGTTAGACGAACTTTCCACCGATGACGCGGCCGACATTATTGCCGAACTTCCGCAAGAGCGAAAAGAACAAGTAATCTCTGAGTTAGAAGACGTTGAACACGCCAAAGACATTGTCGATTTGTTGCGTTACGACGAAGATTCTGCCGGAGGTTTAATGGGAAAAGAGCTAGTGAAAGTGAATGAAAATTGGAACGTACTCACGTGTGTGAAAGAAATGCGAATTCAAGCTGAAAACGTTTCCCGAGTACATTCTATTTATGTTGTTGATGACGAAAATCGTCTCAAAGGCAGATTGTCGCTCAAAGATTTATTAACCACTTCCACCAAAACACCCATTAGCGAAGTCTATATTCCAAAAGTAGATTATGTTCGGGTTGACACGAAAGACGTTGAAGTGGCTCGAATCATGCAAAAATACGACTTGGAAGCCATTCCGGTTGTAGATGAACTAGGACGATTGGTTGGGCGGATTACCATCGACGACATCATCGACGTCATCAAAGAAGAAGCCGATAAAGATTACCAGTTAGCCGCCGGTATCTCGCAGGACGTTGAAGCAGATGACAGCATTCTCGAACTCACCAAAGCTCGCCTACCATGGTTGGTTTTGGCTCTTTTAGGCGGATTCATCGCCGTAAAAGTCTCCGGACAATTTGAGGGAGCAATGAAAGACTATGGCGTTTTATTCTTTTTCACACCACTAATTGCCGCAATGGCAGGAAATGTGGGAGTTCAATCATCTGCAATTATCGTTCAAGGTTTAGCAAACAATACATTAGGTGGAACCATTTGGCAACGACTTTATAAAGAAATGCGGTTGAGCCTTTTTAATGGTCTAATTCTCTCCGTAATTCTTCTTCTTGGCAGTCATTTTCTTCTCGGAGTCGAATACATAATCGGTATCACTGTGGCCATCGCACTCATTTCTGTAATCGTTATTGCATCGCTCATCGGAACGTTTGTACCCATCACACTAAACAAATACGGCATCGATCCCGCACTCGCCACAGGCCCATTTATTACCACCAGCAACGACATTTTCGGAATTTTAATCTATTTTTCCATCGCAAAAGCCATCTTGGGTTTTTAA
- a CDS encoding tetratricopeptide repeat protein — MHKFIILLFLIFSSIVSSQNEQLAQNYYERGEFEKALLSYQELLKTQPSNGIYFLRVVDCYQQLLQFDKAETALQERLTKFKMANLYVELGYNYQLQKNQEKADIHYKTAIEKINENTSNVYGIASSFEKKVLLDYALKAYQTAISLDPKYKFNYQMAQLYGQMGKQDLMIEKYLEEMYENPQNSVMVQNQLTRFMNDQAGDSFNETLRKALLVKVQKNQDLFWNQMLSWFFVQQKEYGKAFIQEKAIYKREPDSFSNIVNLAELAIEENEDEVATEILTFILQNTQDLDLQIFAQDYLMRIRIEKAKKADYAKIESEIELLLKQYGVSPYSLALQRLQAEFLAFYQNNPEKGKLVLEKAMQLPLNKFQLAEAKMELADILLYEEKFNQALLYYSQIEEDLKNDVLGHEASLKAAKTSYFKADFDWALTQLKVLKSASTQLIANDALELFLLINDNTVADSTRTALKKFSKGDFYLYQNKNQEALTQFQQILKDHKGEEIEDETILRIGETYQELTDYNNALSFYQQIIDNHPESIYRDEALFFSAEIYNKHLNQPEKAKPLYEAVLFNHQDSIHFVESRKNFRQLRGDSNL; from the coding sequence ATGCACAAATTTATTATTCTACTCTTTCTAATTTTCTCGTCAATTGTTTCATCACAAAATGAACAATTGGCTCAGAACTATTATGAACGAGGCGAATTTGAAAAAGCATTGTTGAGTTATCAAGAACTATTGAAAACCCAACCATCCAACGGAATTTACTTTCTTCGAGTGGTTGATTGTTATCAACAATTGCTTCAGTTTGATAAGGCGGAAACTGCTCTTCAGGAACGATTGACAAAATTTAAAATGGCCAATTTGTATGTGGAATTGGGATACAATTATCAGTTGCAAAAAAATCAAGAAAAAGCCGATATACATTATAAAACGGCGATTGAAAAAATAAACGAAAATACTTCTAATGTGTATGGAATAGCTTCTTCTTTTGAAAAGAAAGTACTGTTAGACTATGCCTTGAAAGCTTATCAAACCGCCATTTCGTTAGATCCAAAATACAAATTTAATTATCAAATGGCTCAACTTTACGGGCAAATGGGTAAGCAAGATTTGATGATTGAAAAGTATTTAGAAGAAATGTATGAAAATCCGCAAAACAGCGTCATGGTTCAAAATCAATTGACCCGATTTATGAACGATCAAGCGGGAGATTCTTTTAACGAAACGCTTCGAAAAGCTTTGTTGGTAAAAGTTCAAAAAAACCAAGATCTCTTTTGGAATCAAATGTTAAGCTGGTTTTTCGTACAACAAAAAGAATATGGAAAAGCTTTTATTCAGGAAAAAGCCATTTATAAAAGAGAACCGGATTCTTTTTCAAACATTGTCAATTTAGCCGAACTTGCCATTGAAGAAAATGAAGATGAAGTGGCCACAGAAATTTTGACTTTTATATTACAAAATACCCAAGATTTAGATTTGCAGATTTTTGCCCAAGACTATTTGATGCGAATTAGAATTGAGAAAGCCAAAAAAGCAGATTATGCTAAAATTGAATCAGAAATAGAATTGTTATTGAAACAATACGGAGTGAGTCCGTATTCGTTGGCTTTGCAACGGTTACAAGCAGAATTTTTGGCCTTTTATCAAAACAATCCCGAAAAAGGAAAGTTAGTTTTGGAAAAAGCAATGCAACTGCCGTTGAATAAATTTCAATTAGCGGAAGCTAAAATGGAATTGGCGGATATTTTATTATATGAAGAAAAATTCAATCAAGCTTTATTGTATTATTCGCAAATTGAAGAAGATTTAAAAAATGACGTTTTGGGTCACGAAGCCAGTTTGAAAGCTGCCAAAACTAGTTATTTTAAAGCCGATTTTGATTGGGCTTTAACGCAGTTAAAAGTATTAAAATCGGCTTCCACACAACTCATTGCCAACGATGCGTTGGAGTTATTCCTGTTAATCAACGACAACACCGTAGCCGATTCCACCCGAACTGCCTTGAAGAAATTCTCTAAAGGCGATTTTTACCTATATCAAAATAAAAACCAAGAAGCTTTAACGCAATTTCAACAAATTTTAAAAGACCATAAAGGGGAAGAAATTGAAGATGAAACCATTTTGCGAATTGGTGAAACCTACCAAGAATTAACCGATTACAACAACGCTTTGTCTTTCTACCAACAAATCATAGACAATCATCCCGAAAGCATTTACCGTGATGAAGCTTTATTTTTCTCGGCAGAAATCTACAATAAACACCTCAATCAACCTGAAAAAGCAAAACCATTATACGAAGCCGTTCTTTTTAATCATCAAGACAGCATCCATTTTGTGGAATCCCGAAAGAATTTCAGGCAGCTTCGTGGCGATTCAAATTTATAA
- the rsmA gene encoding 16S rRNA (adenine(1518)-N(6)/adenine(1519)-N(6))-dimethyltransferase RsmA: MEKVKAKKHLGQHFLNDENIAQKIADSLTLEGYQNVLEIGPGMGVLTKYLLDKPITTFVIEIDTESVTYLQNHYPKLDGKIISKDFLKYNLSEVLGTEPFAIIGNFPYNISTQIVFKTLELRNQIPEFSGMFQKEVAERICEKKGTKAYGILSVLTQAFYEAEYLFTVSEHVFIPPPKVKSGVLRLKRKENYQLPCDEKLFFTVVKTAFNQRRKTLRNSLKTYQLSDNLKEDSIFDLRPEQLSVEQFIDLTQKIAADGV, encoded by the coding sequence ATGGAAAAAGTAAAAGCAAAAAAACACCTCGGTCAACATTTTCTCAACGATGAAAACATCGCTCAAAAAATAGCCGATTCGTTAACGTTGGAAGGTTATCAAAACGTCTTGGAAATCGGTCCGGGAATGGGCGTGCTCACCAAATACCTGCTCGATAAACCCATTACAACGTTTGTGATTGAGATTGATACTGAATCAGTGACCTATTTACAAAACCATTACCCAAAATTAGACGGAAAAATCATTTCAAAAGATTTTCTAAAATATAATTTATCAGAAGTTTTAGGAACCGAACCCTTTGCTATCATTGGAAATTTTCCCTACAATATTTCTACCCAAATTGTTTTTAAAACGTTAGAACTAAGAAACCAAATTCCCGAATTTTCAGGAATGTTTCAAAAAGAAGTAGCCGAACGCATTTGTGAAAAAAAAGGAACAAAAGCCTACGGAATTCTATCCGTTTTAACCCAAGCTTTTTATGAAGCAGAATATCTTTTTACGGTTTCCGAACATGTTTTTATTCCACCACCAAAAGTGAAATCGGGTGTTTTACGTTTAAAACGAAAAGAAAACTATCAATTGCCTTGTGATGAAAAATTATTTTTCACAGTCGTAAAAACGGCTTTCAACCAACGTAGAAAAACACTTCGTAACAGTTTAAAAACATACCAACTGTCTGATAATTTAAAAGAAGATAGTATCTTTGACCTCAGACCGGAGCAACTTTCGGTAGAACAATTTATTGATCTCACGCAAAAAATAGCCGCCGATGGAGTTTAA
- a CDS encoding IS110 family RNA-guided transposase, with product MIKKLLKQVAGIDVAQKELVITLGRIYEDFNIELFSYKVFKNSDSGIKSLVEWVNKQIDKELPIRYVMEATGVYHQKFAYHLVDNGCEVSIVLPNKISNYIRTLEQKTVTDKSCSQAIAQFGLERKLDRWTKPKSIYRELQQLTREREQIVQERSNIKNQIHAESVEAMPNERSLDRMKKRIVLLNLQEKEIKKEINEITKADLQVSNIIKRVTSIPGVGELTAVTVLAETNGFELIRNKSQLTSYAGLDVKEKQSGTSVKGKPRISKKGNRFLRKSLHLPALSAVKWDENFKSVYARLVSKHGIKMKALVAVQRKLLELIYILFKNETVYDKEYITKNSVQTQMV from the coding sequence ATGATTAAAAAATTATTAAAACAAGTCGCAGGAATTGATGTTGCTCAAAAGGAATTAGTCATTACTTTAGGCCGTATATATGAAGATTTCAACATTGAGTTATTTAGTTACAAAGTTTTTAAAAACAGTGATTCTGGAATTAAATCATTGGTTGAATGGGTAAATAAGCAAATAGATAAAGAGCTTCCCATACGTTACGTTATGGAAGCAACCGGAGTTTATCATCAAAAGTTTGCATATCATTTAGTCGATAACGGTTGTGAGGTAAGTATTGTATTACCCAATAAGATTAGTAATTACATACGAACCTTAGAACAAAAAACAGTAACCGATAAGAGTTGTTCGCAAGCAATTGCACAATTTGGATTAGAGCGAAAATTAGATCGATGGACAAAGCCTAAAAGCATTTACAGGGAGCTACAACAGCTTACCCGTGAAAGAGAGCAAATTGTTCAAGAGAGGAGTAATATTAAAAACCAAATACATGCTGAAAGTGTAGAAGCTATGCCAAATGAACGAAGTCTTGATAGGATGAAAAAGAGAATAGTATTATTGAATTTACAAGAAAAAGAAATAAAAAAAGAAATCAACGAAATTACAAAAGCTGATCTTCAAGTGTCCAATATCATCAAAAGAGTTACATCAATACCTGGTGTTGGTGAATTAACCGCAGTGACAGTTTTAGCGGAAACAAACGGTTTTGAATTAATAAGAAACAAATCTCAGCTAACTAGTTATGCAGGACTGGATGTAAAAGAAAAGCAATCAGGAACCTCAGTAAAGGGGAAGCCAAGAATATCCAAGAAAGGAAATAGGTTTTTAAGAAAATCATTGCATTTACCAGCATTAAGTGCTGTAAAATGGGATGAAAATTTTAAAAGTGTTTACGCAAGATTAGTGTCTAAACACGGTATTAAAATGAAAGCTTTGGTAGCAGTTCAAAGAAAGTTACTCGAACTAATCTATATTTTATTCAAAAATGAAACAGTTTACGATAAAGAATATATAACAAAAAATAGCGTGCAAACACAAATGGTTTAA
- the serS gene encoding serine--tRNA ligase has product MLQLAVIRENKEKVIKALAKRNLDANNLVETVLDLDEKRRSTQVELDNILAESNLLSKEIGEMMKSGEKAKAEIVKQKTAQLKEKSKELSEKLEAFTTSLSEELYKIPNTPADIVPEGKTPEDNLTVHQEGDIPVLHEGALPHWDLVKKYDIIDFELGVKITGAGFPVYKGKGARLQRALIAYFLDKNTEAGYQEIQVPHLVNEASGFGTGQLPDKEGQMYHVGVDDLYLIPTAEVPVTNLFRDVILNENELPVLCTAYTPCFRREAGSYGAHVRGLNRLHQFDKVEIVRIEHPDNSYAALDGMVEHVKTLLQELKLPYRILRLCGGDMGFTSSLTYDFEVFSTAQDRWLEISSVSNFETFQANRLKLRFKDKDGKNQLAHTLNGSSLALPRVLAGIIENYQTPEGIVIPEVLRPYTGFDIIN; this is encoded by the coding sequence ATGTTACAATTAGCTGTTATTCGTGAGAATAAAGAAAAAGTGATTAAAGCATTGGCTAAAAGAAATTTAGACGCCAACAATTTAGTTGAAACGGTTTTAGATTTAGATGAAAAAAGAAGATCAACTCAGGTAGAATTGGATAACATTTTGGCCGAGTCAAACCTTCTTTCGAAAGAAATTGGCGAAATGATGAAATCGGGCGAAAAAGCAAAAGCTGAAATCGTCAAACAAAAAACAGCTCAATTAAAAGAGAAAAGCAAAGAATTATCGGAGAAACTAGAAGCATTTACCACTTCTCTTTCCGAAGAATTATATAAAATTCCGAACACGCCGGCGGACATCGTTCCGGAAGGAAAAACACCTGAGGATAATTTAACTGTTCACCAAGAAGGTGACATTCCGGTATTGCACGAAGGTGCTTTGCCACATTGGGATTTGGTAAAAAAATATGACATTATCGACTTTGAACTAGGTGTAAAAATCACCGGTGCAGGTTTCCCTGTTTACAAAGGAAAAGGAGCCCGACTTCAACGTGCGTTGATTGCTTATTTCTTAGATAAAAATACCGAAGCGGGTTACCAAGAAATTCAAGTTCCGCATTTGGTAAACGAAGCATCCGGTTTTGGAACAGGTCAATTGCCTGATAAAGAAGGACAAATGTACCACGTTGGTGTAGATGATTTATATTTAATTCCAACGGCTGAAGTTCCGGTTACCAATTTGTTTCGCGATGTGATTTTAAATGAAAATGAATTACCGGTTTTATGTACAGCCTACACACCATGTTTCCGAAGAGAAGCTGGTTCGTATGGTGCTCATGTTCGTGGATTAAACCGTTTGCATCAATTTGACAAAGTAGAAATTGTTCGTATTGAACATCCTGATAATTCATACGCAGCTTTGGATGGAATGGTAGAACACGTAAAAACATTACTGCAAGAATTGAAATTACCGTATCGTATTTTGCGTTTATGCGGTGGCGATATGGGCTTTACTTCTTCGTTAACGTATGATTTTGAAGTGTTTTCAACTGCTCAAGATCGTTGGTTGGAAATCAGTTCTGTCTCTAATTTTGAAACCTTTCAAGCCAATCGTTTGAAGTTGCGTTTTAAAGATAAAGATGGGAAAAACCAATTGGCACACACGTTAAACGGAAGTTCTTTGGCATTGCCAAGAGTTTTAGCCGGAATCATCGAAAATTATCAAACTCCGGAAGGAATTGTGATTCCTGAAGTATTGCGTCCGTACACCGGATTCGACATTATCAACTAA
- the rseP gene encoding RIP metalloprotease RseP: METLIQIAQLILCLSFLVILHELGHFLPAKYFKTKIEKFYLFFNPWFSLVKKKIGETEYGIGWLPMGGYVKIAGMIDESMDKEQLKQEPQPWEYRSKPAWQRLIIIMGGVIVNFFLAWIIYACLFINHGDNFIDNSKITHGIAVDSVGTILGLKNGDQILKVDGKSQAKFEQLPLEILFGDDITVLRDGKELTFDLSDEGKRDVIKRAGKNFLAAREEVVVDSLLIGQPADLAGLKLGDKIIAIDNTNVAYYDEFIAEISQHKNDSIDIKVIRNNETIVVKAKTTADAKLGFYHRANTLKEAYVTKEVSFAQSIPAGFNKTITTLTGQIKQFKIIFNTKTEAYKQVSGPLRMFKIFKPTWDWTFFWSFTAMFSVWLAFLNVLPIPGLDGGHAVFILIEIVTRKKPTEKTLEVAQTIGVVILLTLMALVFGNDIWHLVTGK; encoded by the coding sequence ATGGAAACATTAATTCAAATAGCACAGTTGATTTTGTGCCTTTCTTTTCTGGTAATACTTCACGAATTAGGACATTTTTTACCGGCAAAATACTTTAAAACAAAAATTGAAAAATTCTATCTTTTCTTTAATCCTTGGTTTTCTTTGGTTAAGAAAAAAATCGGCGAAACCGAATACGGAATCGGATGGTTGCCAATGGGCGGTTATGTAAAAATTGCCGGAATGATTGACGAAAGCATGGACAAGGAGCAACTCAAACAAGAGCCACAACCTTGGGAATACCGTAGCAAACCGGCCTGGCAACGTTTAATCATCATCATGGGTGGTGTAATCGTGAATTTCTTTTTGGCATGGATAATTTATGCCTGTCTTTTCATCAATCACGGAGATAATTTCATTGATAATTCAAAAATCACACACGGAATTGCAGTTGATTCTGTTGGAACCATTTTAGGATTAAAAAATGGGGATCAAATTTTGAAAGTAGATGGTAAATCACAAGCGAAGTTTGAACAATTGCCATTAGAAATTTTATTTGGAGATGATATAACTGTTTTAAGAGACGGAAAAGAGCTAACGTTTGATTTGTCTGATGAAGGTAAGCGTGACGTAATTAAAAGAGCGGGTAAGAACTTTTTAGCTGCTCGTGAAGAAGTTGTTGTAGATTCTTTGTTGATAGGACAACCGGCTGATTTAGCAGGATTGAAATTGGGAGATAAAATCATAGCGATTGACAATACAAATGTTGCTTACTATGATGAATTTATTGCAGAAATAAGTCAACACAAGAATGATAGTATTGATATTAAAGTTATTCGTAATAACGAAACAATAGTGGTTAAAGCCAAAACAACCGCTGATGCCAAACTTGGTTTTTATCATAGAGCAAATACGTTAAAAGAAGCTTATGTAACGAAAGAAGTTTCTTTTGCACAATCTATACCGGCTGGTTTTAATAAAACCATTACAACCTTAACCGGACAAATAAAACAATTTAAAATCATTTTTAATACCAAAACGGAAGCGTACAAACAAGTAAGTGGTCCGTTGCGAATGTTTAAAATCTTTAAACCAACGTGGGATTGGACATTTTTCTGGTCGTTTACAGCGATGTTTTCAGTGTGGTTGGCGTTCTTGAATGTGCTTCCGATTCCGGGATTAGACGGTGGTCATGCCGTATTTATTTTAATTGAAATAGTTACCCGCAAAAAACCAACCGAAAAAACTTTAGAAGTGGCTCAAACAATCGGAGTAGTTATTTTGCTGACATTGATGGCATTAGTGTTTGGGAACGACATCTGGCATTTGGTCACCGGAAAATAA
- a CDS encoding DinB family protein: MTTTAQVISKEDLLKHWQGHRSLTRKVIEAFPEKDFFEFSVGGMRTFAELTSELLAIGAPAMKGIVNREVKPYDENTDNGKTKADYLAKWDKATEEINHYWGLLPVEDFSKTFNLFGQYEFPIIENVFYFIDNEVHHRGQGYVYLRALGIEPPFFWER, from the coding sequence ATGACAACAACAGCCCAAGTAATCAGTAAAGAAGATTTGTTAAAACACTGGCAAGGTCACCGTTCGTTAACCCGAAAAGTGATTGAAGCCTTTCCTGAAAAAGATTTTTTTGAATTTTCTGTTGGCGGTATGCGAACGTTTGCCGAATTGACTTCAGAATTGTTAGCCATTGGTGCTCCGGCTATGAAAGGCATCGTGAACCGTGAAGTAAAACCTTACGACGAAAACACCGATAACGGAAAAACCAAGGCCGACTATTTGGCAAAATGGGACAAAGCCACAGAAGAAATTAATCACTATTGGGGTTTGTTACCCGTTGAAGATTTCAGTAAAACCTTCAATCTTTTTGGGCAATATGAGTTTCCGATTATCGAAAATGTTTTTTATTTTATTGATAACGAAGTTCACCACCGCGGACAAGGGTATGTGTACCTGAGAGCTTTAGGAATTGAGCCACCTTTCTTTTGGGAGAGATAG